From a region of the Synechococcus sp. RS9916 genome:
- a CDS encoding 3'(2'),5'-bisphosphate nucleotidase CysQ produces the protein MSPSVALPDGISQEALVASLRPLCWGAADILRAYARGDQPPHGFPKALSVDDGGEGPVSAADLAVNQWLLDGLQSAFPSAGWTLLSEETAKEQLTDGEPLAADWLWILDPLDGTKDFLQGTGEYAVHLALVHQQRPVVGVVLLPEVDELWFGVVGDGTWCENRQGERSPVRFSDRTAVSDLILVASRSHRDDRLVKLIDTLALGGSKAVGSVGYKVATILRGETDLYVSLSGKSAPKDWDMAAPEAVLLAAGGAFTHADGQLLTYNTGDVRQAGCLIASHGQAHAELCAQSAKAMATIDPGFQV, from the coding sequence ATGTCCCCTTCCGTTGCGTTACCCGACGGCATCAGCCAGGAGGCGTTGGTCGCGTCCTTGCGCCCGTTGTGCTGGGGAGCGGCGGACATCCTGCGGGCCTACGCCCGTGGCGATCAGCCGCCCCATGGTTTTCCCAAGGCCTTGAGCGTGGATGATGGCGGTGAGGGCCCTGTATCTGCCGCTGATCTGGCGGTGAACCAGTGGTTGTTGGATGGTCTTCAATCGGCGTTCCCATCCGCAGGCTGGACGCTGCTGAGTGAGGAAACAGCGAAGGAGCAGCTCACAGACGGCGAGCCTCTGGCTGCCGATTGGCTGTGGATCCTCGATCCTCTCGATGGCACCAAGGATTTCCTTCAGGGCACCGGTGAATACGCGGTGCATCTGGCCTTGGTGCATCAGCAACGCCCCGTGGTGGGAGTGGTGTTGCTGCCGGAAGTGGACGAGCTCTGGTTCGGCGTGGTGGGCGATGGCACCTGGTGTGAAAACCGTCAGGGTGAGCGGTCACCGGTGCGCTTCAGTGACAGAACCGCGGTTTCGGATCTGATCCTGGTGGCCAGCCGCAGCCACCGTGACGACCGACTGGTGAAGCTGATTGACACCCTCGCGCTCGGCGGTTCCAAAGCGGTGGGCAGCGTTGGCTACAAGGTCGCCACGATCCTGCGCGGGGAAACTGACCTCTACGTCTCCCTCTCCGGCAAGAGTGCTCCTAAGGACTGGGACATGGCTGCTCCGGAAGCGGTGCTGCTGGCTGCAGGTGGTGCCTTCACCCATGCCGACGGTCAGCTCTTGACCTACAACACCGGCGATGTGCGTCAGGCGGGCTGCCTGATCGCCAGCCATGGCCAAGCCCATGCTGAGCTGTGCGCTCAGTCGGCGAAGGCGATGGCCACGATTGATCCTGGTTTTCAGGTCTGA
- the rsmI gene encoding 16S rRNA (cytidine(1402)-2'-O)-methyltransferase — protein MVQEPAGGSLYLVGTPIGHLGDLSERARRVLATADVIACEDTRHSGQLLSALGAQGKRLSFHQHNTRGRIPQLLDLLEQGQSVAVISDAGLPGISDPGEDLVAAARSAGREVICVPGPCAATTALVSSGLPSGRFCFEGFLPPKGKQRKERLAAIASEPRTTVIYEAPHRLLQLLNDLLTLCGGDRPLQVARELTKRHEQQVGPTVASALAHFSVHKPQGEFTLVLGGAPEVVAEDHGDAYWRDALQQLIEGGLSANAAAKQLAQGSGRSKRELYALLHNTSDTDGDEDAD, from the coding sequence ATGGTTCAGGAACCTGCAGGCGGGAGTCTGTACCTCGTGGGCACACCGATCGGACATCTGGGGGATCTCTCCGAGAGAGCCCGCAGGGTGCTGGCGACGGCGGATGTGATCGCCTGCGAAGACACCCGCCACAGCGGCCAACTGCTCAGTGCCCTGGGTGCTCAAGGGAAACGGCTGAGCTTTCATCAACACAACACCCGCGGCCGCATTCCCCAACTGCTGGACCTGCTCGAACAAGGGCAAAGCGTGGCGGTGATCAGCGATGCCGGCCTTCCAGGGATCAGTGATCCCGGTGAAGACCTGGTCGCTGCAGCCCGCAGCGCAGGGCGAGAGGTGATCTGTGTGCCGGGTCCCTGTGCCGCCACCACCGCCCTGGTGAGCAGCGGACTGCCCAGTGGCCGCTTCTGCTTTGAAGGCTTCCTGCCCCCCAAAGGCAAACAACGCAAGGAGCGCCTGGCCGCAATCGCCTCAGAGCCGCGCACCACCGTGATCTACGAAGCACCGCACCGGTTGCTGCAACTCCTCAACGACCTGTTGACGCTCTGCGGCGGTGACCGCCCCCTGCAGGTGGCCCGCGAACTGACCAAACGCCACGAACAGCAGGTGGGACCGACGGTGGCCTCAGCTCTCGCACATTTCAGCGTCCACAAACCCCAGGGGGAATTCACCCTGGTGCTGGGCGGGGCACCGGAAGTCGTCGCAGAAGACCACGGCGACGCCTATTGGCGCGACGCGTTGCAGCAATTGATCGAGGGTGGTCTCAGTGCCAATGCCGCCGCCAAGCAACTCGCCCAAGGAAGCGGTCGATCCAAACGGGAGCTCTACGCCCTACTGCACAACACATCCGACACGGATGGCGATGAGGACGCAGACTGA
- a CDS encoding Nif11-like leader peptide family natural product precursor: MSKEQLKAFLQKVQGDTSLQDRLKAAKSQDDVVSIAKEHGHDFGTEHISQLSEEELEGVAGGTILIPGHFNGKWL, translated from the coding sequence ATGTCCAAAGAGCAACTCAAGGCATTCCTACAGAAGGTCCAAGGCGACACCAGTCTTCAAGACCGACTTAAGGCAGCTAAATCACAGGATGATGTGGTGTCTATTGCTAAAGAGCACGGTCACGACTTTGGCACCGAACACATCAGCCAACTCAGTGAAGAGGAACTGGAAGGCGTGGCTGGAGGAACGATACTTATTCCTGGACATTTTAATGGAAAATGGTTGTAG
- a CDS encoding Nif11-like leader peptide family natural product precursor, translated as MSEEQLKAFLEKVKADTGLQEKLKAASDANAVAAIAQEAGFSISADDLKKAESEIVEEVLEGVAGGLAGGGCSVTNQSILPGMPAPAPIDHSLLNSAIPGFLRKRS; from the coding sequence ATGTCAGAAGAACAACTCAAAGCCTTTCTAGAGAAGGTCAAAGCAGACACCGGTCTTCAAGAGAAGCTGAAAGCAGCCAGCGATGCCAATGCTGTTGCTGCGATTGCCCAAGAGGCTGGGTTTAGTATTTCTGCTGACGATTTGAAGAAGGCTGAATCAGAAATTGTAGAAGAAGTCCTTGAAGGCGTGGCTGGTGGTCTTGCTGGTGGGGGCTGCAGCGTGACTAATCAATCGATACTGCCTGGCATGCCTGCTCCTGCTCCTATTGATCATTCCCTTCTCAATTCCGCTATTCCTGGGTTCCTCCGCAAAAGGAGCTGA
- a CDS encoding Nif11-like leader peptide family natural product precursor: protein MSLEQLRAFLEKVKGDTTLQEKLKAAKSSDDVVSIAKEHGHEFTVDKIAELSEEELEAVAGGAWCLECIYRTSVGKIKLSDGWCKVN from the coding sequence ATGTCATTAGAGCAACTCAGAGCCTTCCTAGAAAAGGTGAAAGGCGACACCACACTTCAGGAAAAGCTAAAAGCAGCTAAGTCATCTGATGATGTTGTGAGCATCGCTAAAGAGCACGGCCACGAATTCACTGTTGATAAGATCGCTGAACTCAGTGAAGAGGAACTGGAAGCCGTGGCTGGCGGAGCGTGGTGTCTGGAGTGTATTTATAGGACTAGCGTGGGTAAGATAAAACTCAGTGATGGGTGGTGTAAGGTTAACTAG
- a CDS encoding Nif11-like leader peptide family natural product precursor, which produces MSKEQLKAFLEKVKGDLNLQERLKAAKSQDEVVSIAKEHGHDFGAEHISQLSEEELEGVAGGGIIGVDKATRADCRKTSDPESCQF; this is translated from the coding sequence ATGTCTAAAGAGCAGCTCAAGGCGTTCCTGGAGAAAGTCAAAGGCGACCTCAATCTTCAAGAACGACTCAAGGCAGCTAAGTCACAGGATGAAGTGGTGTCTATTGCTAAAGAGCACGGTCACGACTTTGGCGCAGAGCACATCAGCCAACTCAGTGAAGAGGAGCTGGAAGGCGTGGCTGGTGGAGGGATAATAGGGGTGGATAAAGCGACGAGAGCTGACTGCCGAAAGACTTCCGACCCCGAGAGCTGCCAATTCTGA
- a CDS encoding Nif11-like leader peptide family natural product precursor, producing MSEEQLKAFLEKVKGDTSLQEKLKAAADADAVTAIANEAGFSISANDLTKLQSELSDEELEGVAGGGKTGLRGRGCWGTWTNGGWGWCP from the coding sequence ATGTCTGAAGAACAACTCAAAGCCTTCCTAGAGAAGGTCAAAGGCGATACCAGTCTTCAGGAGAAGCTGAAAGCAGCTGCTGATGCCGATGCTGTTACTGCGATTGCCAACGAAGCAGGGTTTAGTATTTCTGCTAATGACCTAACTAAGCTTCAATCTGAGCTTTCAGACGAAGAACTGGAAGGCGTGGCTGGAGGTGGGAAAACTGGACTGCGTGGCCGTGGCTGCTGGGGGACTTGGACCAATGGTGGCTGGGGATGGTGTCCATAA
- a CDS encoding Nif11-like leader peptide family natural product precursor gives MSEEQLKAFLEKVKADTSLQDRLKAAKSQDEVVSIAKEHGHDFGTEHISQLSEKELEGVSGGNQVQCNWKNESCC, from the coding sequence ATGTCAGAAGAGCAGCTAAAGGCATTCCTTGAGAAAGTCAAAGCAGACACCAGCCTTCAAGACCGACTCAAGGCAGCTAAGTCACAGGATGAAGTGGTGTCTATTGCTAAAGAGCACGGTCACGACTTTGGCACCGAACACATCAGCCAACTCAGTGAAAAGGAGCTGGAAGGTGTGTCTGGTGGGAACCAGGTCCAGTGTAACTGGAAGAACGAGAGTTGTTGCTAA
- a CDS encoding Nif11-like leader peptide family natural product precursor, with amino-acid sequence MSKEQLKAFLEKVKGDLNLQERLRAAKSQDEVVSIAKEHGHDFGTEHISQLSEEELEGVAGGTDVIPGNKW; translated from the coding sequence ATGTCTAAAGAGCAACTCAAGGCATTCCTAGAGAAGGTCAAAGGCGACCTCAATCTCCAAGAACGACTTAGGGCAGCCAAGTCACAGGATGAAGTGGTGTCTATTGCTAAGGAGCACGGTCACGACTTTGGCACCGAACACATCAGCCAACTCAGTGAAGAGGAGCTGGAAGGCGTGGCTGGCGGAACTGATGTTATTCCCGGAAATAAATGGTAA
- a CDS encoding Nif11-like leader peptide family natural product precursor, whose protein sequence is MSEEQLKAFLEKVKGDSSLQEKLKAAADNDAVTAIAKEAGFSISADDLKNAQSELSDEELEGVAGGEATGDYRACRTWRGWRGC, encoded by the coding sequence ATGTCAGAAGAACAACTCAAGGCATTCCTGGAAAAAGTCAAGGGCGATAGCAGTCTTCAGGAGAAGCTCAAAGCAGCTGCTGACAATGATGCTGTTACTGCGATTGCCAAGGAAGCAGGGTTTAGTATTTCTGCTGATGACTTGAAGAACGCTCAATCAGAACTTTCAGATGAGGAACTGGAAGGCGTGGCTGGCGGGGAAGCGACTGGTGATTATCGCGCCTGTCGAACGTGGCGTGGCTGGCGGGGGTGCTGA
- a CDS encoding CCRG-2 family RiPP, whose product MTNTELTLDQLQAISGGDRAERQAARAERREARREARHFRNERRYGVFCNLWERPHPDDCPYSSNPSGGVVLEENQ is encoded by the coding sequence ATGACCAACACCGAACTAACCCTCGATCAGCTGCAAGCCATCTCTGGGGGGGATCGAGCAGAGCGTCAAGCTGCTCGTGCAGAAAGGCGGGAAGCACGTCGAGAAGCAAGGCACTTTCGAAATGAGCGCAGGTACGGAGTTTTCTGCAATCTTTGGGAACGTCCACATCCTGATGACTGCCCGTACAGCAGTAATCCCAGTGGGGGAGTCGTACTAGAGGAAAATCAATAA
- a CDS encoding DUF1651 domain-containing protein, with protein MPNKDRPLVDRHPQKNGEGWLLNEQEQLIVCFRNALPSAHAKWIELETRPMRGSGQPIVRRMLRHNAIEAWSNMQKTGWKRCQPRW; from the coding sequence ATGCCCAATAAGGACCGGCCCCTTGTTGATCGTCACCCGCAAAAGAACGGGGAGGGCTGGTTGCTGAACGAACAGGAACAGCTGATCGTCTGCTTCCGCAATGCCCTCCCCTCAGCTCACGCCAAGTGGATTGAGCTAGAAACCAGACCCATGCGGGGCAGTGGGCAGCCGATCGTCAGGCGAATGCTGCGCCATAACGCGATCGAGGCATGGAGCAACATGCAGAAGACCGGATGGAAGCGCTGTCAGCCCAGGTGGTGA
- a CDS encoding CCRG-2 family RiPP — MNNTELTLDQLQAVAGGLFDFGGTQFRSLGVSPISLDVGPVNTPEKSHASIAPLPSPSPRRTRFAVAERNGMNG, encoded by the coding sequence ATGAACAACACCGAACTAACCCTCGATCAATTGCAAGCCGTCGCTGGTGGACTGTTTGATTTTGGTGGTACGCAATTCCGCTCTCTAGGCGTTAGCCCTATTTCATTGGATGTTGGTCCAGTCAATACACCTGAGAAATCTCACGCTTCAATCGCTCCGCTACCAAGCCCCAGCCCGCGCCGGACTCGGTTCGCTGTCGCTGAACGCAATGGGATGAACGGCTGA
- a CDS encoding EF-hand domain-containing protein, with protein MSSLQVKANATHIEPFENRWAKHEKPFDPCVMHPELKRRYQKLFNFYDKTGDGRLVFADDLAPVADAIDARWGKNKRPIPNLLKLLYTTYQKENSRRDLNHDGQVEPDEFVSAHENVVNSFQASPDKARAFIRQAAGGFFSCLDLDQDGWLVPDDLAAYAEAYGHPSDWVETNLNAMLQMLDKPLGRIDLETFLLLIEQYWFDPSPNVPGAKLFGQSA; from the coding sequence GTGTCATCTCTTCAGGTTAAAGCAAACGCCACACACATTGAGCCATTCGAAAACAGATGGGCTAAACATGAAAAACCCTTCGACCCCTGCGTTATGCACCCAGAGCTCAAACGGCGCTACCAAAAACTGTTTAACTTCTACGACAAAACTGGTGATGGCCGCCTTGTATTTGCAGACGACCTAGCTCCTGTCGCTGATGCGATCGACGCTCGCTGGGGAAAAAACAAGCGCCCTATCCCGAATCTGCTCAAACTGCTTTACACCACATATCAAAAAGAGAACAGCCGCAGGGATCTGAATCACGACGGCCAGGTGGAACCAGACGAATTCGTCTCGGCCCATGAGAATGTAGTGAACAGCTTTCAAGCGAGTCCTGACAAAGCGCGAGCGTTCATACGACAGGCTGCTGGAGGCTTTTTCTCTTGCCTTGATTTGGATCAGGATGGATGGCTAGTTCCCGACGATCTTGCAGCCTACGCAGAGGCTTATGGACATCCCAGTGACTGGGTCGAGACCAATCTCAATGCCATGTTGCAAATGTTGGACAAACCACTTGGCCGGATTGATTTGGAAACGTTTCTACTTCTGATTGAGCAGTATTGGTTCGACCCATCCCCGAATGTTCCCGGTGCAAAGTTATTCGGGCAATCTGCCTGA